The segment ctgcgcagaccgatcagcGTATGATGTCAAAGTTTCGCGAGAGCCATTCGAAAGCATACCTAAAcctttattttactgtaaataaaaagtaaatacacCAGATATACTTTACATGGTTTTGTCACTTTAATTTTAAATTGTGCACTTTCACAGGTAACACCATAGCTTTACCATAGCTGGtagaataaatatatttatttgtaataaaatgcaCCTGTAACTTAACTCGTAATACAACAGCCAATATGAAAAAACTTTACTAATGAAGAACAGCAGATATTGTCTTCCAGAATGTAAGTAGGCCATGTTTTCTTCATGAACTTTAATTTTACGTCATTATGATTGTTCCATCGTTGTCCTTCTTTACCaataaataagaacaaataaataaataaataaaaccactaataaaaataaacacattttcaacCATCAGGAAGCAAAAGCACTCAATGTATAAATCATCTTAATAAATAATCTTATACAGAAAGAATACATTCCTTTTGATCAAAATTCAAATGctcatatttcatttgaattaaaaaCCAAACCACTTACCCCCGAAACATCTATCCTCATCATCATAATTAATTAAGTCTCATTTTGATGTTACAATATCAATAATCCTGTGTGTTACAGAATGCTGCACATGGGAAATTTAACAGTGATgcaataaaaatatcaaaaaacaTATTCAATGCTGATTCATAATGAACTAGTGTCTACAGCCGGATCTCATTCTTCAAACACAGCACACATATCCAGTTATGTTTCAGGATAAACATGGGAATTTCCACTCATCTCTAATATTTATCAGAACAACATAACCAACTTTTCGAAACCTGGCAAGCTAATCGATAACCAAACTAACCGAATAAGCCGCATTCAAAGATTCCATAATGTACTGGATAAATACCATAAAACTGATGAACACCAGCTTCAACCTCCTTGTCAATCCGGTTGAAAAGATTTGGAACTGCATGCTTTTTCCCCATAAAGGAAAGTCTTATAGTACAATTGCTCActgatatttaaatattttcacacacttatacaaacacacagtagATTGGGTTCGATGAAGGCGAATCATATGGGAAGGTTAGGGGTGACTAAATGATTATGGGAGTGGGAGAACTCAAAAAATGTTATTTCCCTGTCCAGTGCCAGTGCCTGAAACCACTGGAGGTTTCTGTGGAACTCCAGGGCATGGAAAGAGCATTCCCGTGAACGACATCGGTGAGAGCTCATCTGCAGTGCTCGGCTGTACCATTCTAGTTGCTGCGTGTGTGTTAACCATTGAAAACCCCATGCTGTTCACTGGTAAAGCTGAAAAGCTTGCACTTTGGGTTGAAGATGCAATGTGGGGAGCAGGTACCCTTAGGACTGTATTTTGGGGAGCTGGAGGGAGGGTACTGGAATGCGGGGTCATGGGGTTAAAACCGAAATGATTGGGGTTGGAAGGCCACGTGGCTGAACTGCTTGCATTGGACATGTTGTCGCCCAAAGGCTTGGTCATGCAAGTGGCCATCAAAATACCTGGGAAGGATGAAAGTTAAAGCATACAAACCAAAAGGGATGATGGGGAAGGAGGGACCAGGGAAGTATATAGCATAGAAATGGggataaaaagaataaaaaccaGTTGAGATGGAATCTACGTCAACTACCTACAGGTTATGCTACACATGACTATATGAACTATACGCTTGAAAAATACTGATCACAAAcactcaaaaataaacagatactATACagtaattctctctctctttcactcagTCTTATTGTCAATGTGTCGCTCTCTTAGCCCTCCTTACCCTGGGCTTTTTGAGTAGTGGTGGAGATGGCGTTGAGGGGAGGCTGTTTGGGTTTGGGCTTGACTGACATTAGAGAGTCCAAGTCCACCAACGAAGCACCTTCACCGAGGAAGGATGCCGGCTTTTTGGTCTCATTAcctgaatataaaaaatgaagacaAGTCTTAGTGAAAAAAGACCTTTTATCTGAATATCCTAGTTAATAAGTTAACGATTTATTGCAAACAAAGCTGAGAAATTGAAAAGATGACTTTGTTTCCCAGCAGGTTGAACCATGcagttattttactttttataaattatttttttataatttatatgcAATATGCATTGGACCGCTTTTAAACAGTCCACAGGCTGCATATTGTAAAGTTTAGACTAGATGCACATTtaccaaaaaagagaaaacaacaacacaagcaGAAAACAGAAACGGTTCCGTTAGTACCGTTCTCAGAAGGAGCTCCCCAAGGATCTGACATGCCTCCATCACCAAAAGGGTCACTTGTTGTCACAGCATCGGTTGGAGCTGATGGGGCGCCCCAGGGGTCATTAGCAGTGGGGGGTGAAGATACTGAGAGAAAGCAAAAAATTAGGTACAAAATAAAAGGTTTAGAAAGAGTGTCCATTTGCAAGGGCATTATTTTTATGGACCGGTTCATCCTTACCTGCTGTGCCCCAAGGGTCATTATCTGCTTTCGAACCATCACCAAATGGATCATCTGAACTGGCTGATGGTGCTTCGAGTGGAGCCGCCCAGGGGTCTGATGCTGCATGTGCCGAGTCCTGTACATCTGCTGGTTCCCCCCAGGGATCCGACTTCGCTCGTTCAGAATCTTTTGGCGCTTCGGTTGGAGACCCCCAAGGATCATTCGCAGCAGTGGGTTTATCTTCTGAAAGTCCAGCAGAGTCACCCCATGGATCATTGGAGGCAGGCGACGATTCTTTCTCAGCACTGGCTGATCCTCCCCAAGGATCACTGGAGGCAGGTGGAGACCCGTTTTTTACATCAGAAGATTCACCCCAAGGATCACTACTAGCTGGACTGGattccttgccattatcagaaGGTGCCCCCCACGGGTCACCGGATGCAGGGGCGGATTCATTTGATGCATCTGATTGAGCTCCCCAGGGATCTGAGCCGGACTGAGGAGCTGCTGTGGCTGCTTGTTCCCAAAGATCTGGTTCAGTGTCGCCCTCTTTTGCCTGATGGTGGAATCAACAGATTTACAAGATGTCAACTTAGGTATTAAATCAGATCACATCAAATCTCACCCAACACACGAAATCTAGTGTCTCTCACCCGTCTCTCCGCTTCTTTCCTCTCTGCCTCCAGGCGTCTCTGCTCCTCCTTCTTCTTGGCCATAGTAGCGGTCAGATCAGCTACTGAGGGGATATTGTCCAGAGAGGGAAGTCCCGTGTATGGAGGGATCTCTGATTTCTCTTTTTCTGGTCCTGTTGCTGAAGATACTGTGATTGAAACCGataaatttttttaattttaagttgTTTGAAACACATAAgttaaaaaagcaaatatagCTAAATATATAAGGAAACTAGAGAACTTGCAgaatatatatttcaaatgcacattttaaaataaaaacatcaatatgtttaaaaaggaaaatgtaGTAAACAGAGGGAGTAAATTGTTTAATTTTAGGTCAACCGAATTAAATGAGTTTAAATCAATTAGAGGAAACCTCAGctggtattttaaataaacaatttaagtCATAGAATCCAAAAATGGGATCATAAATTAGCACCAATAATCCATCAATAAAACCTAAAACTTTGTTTAGGTCTACCAGAAGTGTTTATAGCTTCACAACAATATTACCATTGGGAGCTTTTGCCAGCTTGTCTTTCGTCTTCAAAGCGAAATCTCTCTCCTCCTTCCGCTTTTCTTCATCCTCAACCAGCACTAACACAATCTTTGCCTTCTCTCTCACATTTACCCCCTGTAAAGGACAAACCCATTACCAGATCTGTGCATAAAAAATCATTCATTCGTGCGAGAAGAAAACTTGTTGTACCTGGTCCTTTCCATCCTTGTCTGTACAGCGATATTCTGTCAGAGCTTTAATAATATGGATATTCTCCAAACTCTGCTGGGGAACGCGGTCTGAGCCGGTTTTCAACATGTATTCAAGTAGGGTTAGAGACTGTTGCAGAAGAAGAAAGGGATAAAAAGGTACCGTAAATGAAAACTTTTTACATACagttataaacaaaaaatggcCGAACAACTATTTCCTTTTATACCTTCTTCACATTTTACTGATAACTACGTGAAAATTGTTGAGGTATTAATCATGTTTATgggttagtttgtttatttgttcaaataataattgtaaaaaaagaaaagaaatgcatgcactacaaaataaacagtgGAGTGTAATACTTTCTTTGTCTTCGCTCTGCATTAATAAAGCAAAAGACACTTTGAGCCATGAGTAAATATCAGTCAATGAAATGTGCCACGGTGTTGAAGTTGAACGGAAAATCCTTCCTACGCATAATCAAACACTGCAGCGACAGCACAGATGCTCCTACGAAAAGAAAAAGCCAGCCACTGATCGCCGGGTAACATGATCGGGTGAGGAAAACGGTCACAAAAACCATGACTTGCTATAAATATTCAATCAGTCTGAGCAGGCTGCAGCCTGAGGATTTGATCCACTAAACAGGGTGTATAGACTGCTCctctttattaaacaaaaatagtttttctttCTGCCACCCATTTTCGCCTTTCCGCTCACCTTATACACATGCCTCCAATTTTTGTCATCATTGAGGCGCTTCCAGAGCATTGCCAAAATCTCATTACACGCCACCACATTGTACGTCAGGTCCGAGATATCGGCCATCTGGGAGCTAGAAGGGCCCCAGGGGTCATTAGAAGTCGCTTCTCGAACCTTAACAACAgattcaccaaaaaaatgagCAGCTCAGCATGTCATGATCTTGTTAAATGTAACCCAGATACCTCATTTTTGATGAGATAACTCTGGATGAATGAGAAGTATAGAAACTCACCTTGACTTCTGCCTCAGAAAAGTTTTGAACAAGGTTCTTCAGTTGTCGTCGCAGCATTGAGTGAGTCATGATGGCGGTTTTTGTCTGTGAACTTTTTGAAAAGATGTCAGTTTTGATTTTTGAACAGCTCGTGCATAAAATACAGGACCGGTGATGTACAGGTCACACACAAAGCTACGCAAAATCAGATAATATCTTCAAAAGCGTGGTTATAACAGAGCTCTCTAGTGTCTTGTAAACACAGTTTTTGGTTGTTTTGTGACTGTAACCACCTAGCCACACATTATATTACACTGTACACCAGCTTACCTGCTAAATAAAGGGTATAAGAATGGCTGTTGACAGGATTTCGCAGTCACGCATAGGCACTTCAGTCCATGTGCTCTCAATGGTGACCTAAGGCCTATACACCAGAATTATGAAGGCAAACCCTGTGACAATTAGAGATCTGTTTTAATACAGGCTTTATTTCCAAAGTGATGGCATATAAATGGTATTGGACACAACAGTATTTGTATTTAGAGTAAAAACAAAGCAGCATGATTCTAACTATTACGCTGTTTTCAACAGTACACCTATGCATATTTGCAGTGTGCATATGTTTGATGGCTGATGGCAATACATTTGAATTTGTTCCACAGACGGACACACACCATTACAATTCTGTAGATAGCAAATATCTCTCAGGTAATGAAAGCATCAGCATCTAATGGcaatcaataaaatattttaaacgaACAAATACGCTGTCATAGACTATAATTTTTCTGACAACCGCGAAACTGATGCACCAGTGATGTCCGATCGTGCCCTGACTGCAATCTGACACCTGCAGCAGCTGATATAGGTTTGCTGAATAGGGAGGCATCGCcttaaaaacaagacaataatGAACCGTATGGATTATGCGCACTAGCTCAACGTCTCGTGTCCGCTCGACGATAGGATTTATCATTAGTAAATATaggagaaatatatatttaatataccgACCTTTAGGGAGGATGGACGGGAGGAGAGATGAGACGCTTTTCCAGAGACAAGCGGAAATTTCCGCTTCCGTTTACGGCCACCTGTCAAAAAACAAATGGTATTGTTCAAACGGGATATATTGCCCTCAGAAGGGCCCTTCGGGAAGGGGACACCATACAAAACGTCACTCCAAATAAAGAGCAAATGACGTTGTTTTTATTGCTCCTTTTgccaagtaaattttaaacggACATATTAAGAGGTACAACTGCGTTTTTCCCTCTAGAGTTTACACATCAAGAGCTTTactcttcgaagggagtagggcatagggatgatcacttcGGAACGGAACGCAGGGTAAATCGGTGCAAGCCTCCCTGTTGAATATTAATGAGGCGGGAGTGGTCGATAGTCATTTGTCGAATAGAATTGCACGCTGATGAATAAGTATTAATTTGTGGGCGTTTCTACGCGTTCACGTTGAAaaccacaaaaataaatacaattatctCCACTGGTTTCTCTTGAATGCTTTTCGACATTCAATCGAAATGAAACAAGCTCCCATATGAAATTAAACGTATTTTTATAGCTGTCTATAACTAACGATGACATATCCGCTAATCCCAACACCATGGTACAGCTTTCCTGGGCGTGATTTCCATGATCGTGAGTCGATCCATCCTACCACAGATCTGATAATGCGTGACGCGTGATTCCAAGCTCGTGCCTGATGCGTCAGTGACGTTAGGCTACTGACACTCCGGTGCCCGTAGAAGCGGCTGGACCGCAATAACAAATTGAATGAAGACAGAAATATTACTCACATCGACTGAAATTGGTTCAAGATGGCGTCCGAGGGGGAATACGAGTCGATTTTGTGCGTAAAACCAGATGTCAACGTTTATCGCATCCCGCCGAGGGCGTCGAATCGCGGATACAGGTGAATTAAAGGATGCGCGGGCCCGAGGCCATGGCAGGTGTCTGTGCTGTATAAACGATGTTTAAATATTCTGACATTTATTTCTTGTCTGTATAAATGCCATACCGTTACAGACAAGACGATACTGTCGAGAATTGTTCATAAATGATGTCTGTTGTCGCGTAGAACTATTTCGAGGATTGCAATGCAGTGTACTGGTTCATCAAAATGCTGATATCAGAGAAAAATGTCAGACGCTTGGCCTGTTTAACTGCTAGCTCACGACTTgatgttaataaatacatatgAATTAGTTTTGACAACTGATAATATAATCTCAGATAGTCCTTGTTTACATGTATATTATGGTATTGAAATAACGTTAGAGCGATCATTTCCTAACGGTTTTATTATTATGCTGCAAAGAGATCCTTGACAAAAAAGAACAGTAATAAAATAACATCAATTCTAATTTGTTTATTGC is part of the Triplophysa rosa linkage group LG16, Trosa_1v2, whole genome shotgun sequence genome and harbors:
- the epn1b gene encoding epsin-1, yielding MTHSMLRRQLKNLVQNFSEAEVKVREATSNDPWGPSSSQMADISDLTYNVVACNEILAMLWKRLNDDKNWRHVYKSLTLLEYMLKTGSDRVPQQSLENIHIIKALTEYRCTDKDGKDQGVNVREKAKIVLVLVEDEEKRKEERDFALKTKDKLAKAPNVSSATGPEKEKSEIPPYTGLPSLDNIPSVADLTATMAKKKEEQRRLEAERKEAERRAKEGDTEPDLWEQAATAAPQSGSDPWGAQSDASNESAPASGDPWGAPSDNGKESSPASSDPWGESSDVKNGSPPASSDPWGGSASAEKESSPASNDPWGDSAGLSEDKPTAANDPWGSPTEAPKDSERAKSDPWGEPADVQDSAHAASDPWAAPLEAPSASSDDPFGDGSKADNDPWGTAVSSPPTANDPWGAPSAPTDAVTTSDPFGDGGMSDPWGAPSENGNETKKPASFLGEGASLVDLDSLMSVKPKPKQPPLNAISTTTQKAQGKEG